The Deinococcus puniceus genome segment CGATGTAGACGGCCCCCACCGCCCCTAAAATCCCAACCTCCCGCCACCACAACCCACTCACCACTGACCACTCACCACTAACGGTTTTTCCATTGTTCTGCCCAACTTGCCCAATACCGCTGCTGCCACCCTGTCCGCCGCATCCGGCTTACTCACGGCCATAGCCCCGGCGCTCAGGCGGGCGCGTTCGCTGGCGTCTAGGGCGTGCAGGACAGAGCCGCGCAACTGATTCTGGTCTTTGACCCACAGGGCCGCGCCGTGCCGCACGAGGTAGTCGGCATTGTGTTCTTCCTGCCCCGGAATCGGTTCGTAAACTACCAGTGGCACCCCCAGCGTCGTAGATTCGGCCACCGTAAGGCCGCCCGCCTTGCCCACCACCAGATCGGACGCGGCCAGCAGTTGCGGAAAGCGCCGCGTAAAGCCCAGATGGTGAATGGTGGCCCCGCCCAGCCGCGTTACCCCCTGCTCCTTGGCTCCGGCCAGCACCAGCACTTGCACGCGCCGCCCCAGCCCGCCCAACTCGGTCAGCACGCGGCCCAACGCCCGGTAAGCGCCTGTGCCCCCGCCCGACAGCAAAATCAGCGGTAACTCTGGGTCTAGGCCATGTTCCTCCCTCAGCGCCGCCTGATCCGAGCCGATGAGTTGGCGGTAAATCGGCGCAATCGGAATGCCCGTGACCACCACGCTCTCCGGCGGAATCTTCCACTGGCCCATCTGTTCCCGCGCCTCATCCGTCGCCACCATCAGCAACTCGGCTTCGGGCCGCGCCCAGTGGTGATGCACGCGGTAATCGGTGACCACTAGGGCGTTCAGGAAATCTGCGCCCAGCCGCATGCGGGCAGCGTTGGCAAGGGCGGTGGGCGTGGGGTAACTGCTGACCACCACTTCGGGCCGCACCTCGCGCACATCGCGCAACATGCCGCGCCTGCCCAGCCACGTGAATACATTGGTCAGCGCCTTGGGTTCCGACTCCCGGTCTGTCCAGTCATAAAAGGCGCGGTACATGCCGGGAGCGTGCCGCAACCACCAATCGTAGATGTGCAGCGTGAACAGGCGCTCCACAGGCGTCATGTACTCGATAAAGTCGGCGTGCCGCACCTCCAGCGTCGTGCCCGCCGCCCGTAAGGCCCGGTCTATCGCGTCGTTGGCCTGATGATGCCCACTGCCAAACGAAGCAGAAACGATCAGCGCCCGCAAGGGATCAGGGGCGGGAAGCTCAGGCAGAGCAAGCTCAGGCATTCGCGCCGCCCAAAGCTATTCCCACGATCCACGATCCACACGCTGTTGACCTTCCCACTGTCCACTGACCACTCACCACTAACCGCCCCTTCATCCCCGCCTCAACAGCGCCAGTCCCAGCCCTGCAAACACCACATTCGCCAACCACACGCCCACTTCGGGCAGACCGGGCAGCAGCGGCGTCAGCGTGAGGCCCAGAAAAAACACCAAGTAGTAGCCCACCGCAATCATCAGGGCGAGGCCCAGCGACACGCCGAGGGTGCGCCCATACCGCAGCGCAAAGGGCAGGGCCACCAGCGCCAGCACCAGATTTCCGAAGGGCAGGGCCAGCTTGCGGTTCAGGTTCACGCGGGTGGTTTGTCGCTCGGACGCTTTGGCATTCTTGTCGTTCAGCACGGCCATCAGCTCATTCCAACCCTCGCCGTCTGCGCCGATCGCGTCGGCATAGGTCGCCAGCGTTTTCTTGCGGCTCAGGCCCGTATCTATCGCCAACGTGTCGGAAGGTTTGGGCGGCAGAATGACGCTGGGGAACACGGCTTGCACCGCTTCACGGAAGGCCACCGGGTCAGTCTCGGACACCTTCGACAATTGCGCCGCAGCCGCGTAATCTACGCTGTACACGCTGTAACCGCGCAGGGTCAGGCGGTTGTTTTCAAAGGTTCCGGCGTCGGCGAAAATAATCCGGCCCTGCTTGGGTGCGTCGGCTGACCACTGTTCCAGCCTAATCTGTTTCAGTTCGCGCTTGGCTCCGTCATAGCCGCCCAAAGCGAGTGTCAGATTGTTGCCCAAATCCACGGTTTTGCCCACCAGTTGCGACAATCCAGCGCCCGTCAGGACATCCCAGTACAGGCCGCGCGTCTCTATGTTGGCACGCGGGGCCACCCACAGCGACAGCCAGATGGAGAGGGCCGTGACCACTGCCGCCGTGACCCACACGGGCCGAGCCACCCGCCCCAAGCTGATGCCGCCCGACTGCACCGCCACCAATTCGCGCTCGGTTGCCAGTCGCCCGAAAGCCACCACGGTCATCAGTACTACCGCCATCGGCAATACTTTCACCAGCGTATCGGGCGTTTGGTAGCCGATCCAACGGGCAATCAGGCCAATGGGCACGCCCGTCAGCCACTGGCTGGAAATGAAGAAATAGCCGAAGCTGAGGATGGCCGTGAACAGCAGCGCACCCGCCAGCAGCGGCGGCAGCAGCTCTAGCGTGACGTAGCGGGACAGGCGGGTCATGGAGTGCCTTTGGCCCGGTGGCTGGATTGTGGATCGTGGATCGTGGTCAGCTCGCATCTCTCCACGATCCACTCTCTACAATCCACGATCCTCACCCTTTCGCCACAGCAAACAAAATCGTGGCTTCGGCGGCCAGCACGCCGTCTACCTCGGCGCGGCAGGTGGTTTTGCCCAGTCCCCGGCGCAGAAAT includes the following:
- a CDS encoding MGDG synthase family glycosyltransferase gives rise to the protein MPELALPELPAPDPLRALIVSASFGSGHHQANDAIDRALRAAGTTLEVRHADFIEYMTPVERLFTLHIYDWWLRHAPGMYRAFYDWTDRESEPKALTNVFTWLGRRGMLRDVREVRPEVVVSSYPTPTALANAARMRLGADFLNALVVTDYRVHHHWARPEAELLMVATDEAREQMGQWKIPPESVVVTGIPIAPIYRQLIGSDQAALREEHGLDPELPLILLSGGGTGAYRALGRVLTELGGLGRRVQVLVLAGAKEQGVTRLGGATIHHLGFTRRFPQLLAASDLVVGKAGGLTVAESTTLGVPLVVYEPIPGQEEHNADYLVRHGAALWVKDQNQLRGSVLHALDASERARLSAGAMAVSKPDAADRVAAAVLGKLGRTMEKPLVVSGQW
- a CDS encoding LptF/LptG family permease; this encodes MTRLSRYVTLELLPPLLAGALLFTAILSFGYFFISSQWLTGVPIGLIARWIGYQTPDTLVKVLPMAVVLMTVVAFGRLATERELVAVQSGGISLGRVARPVWVTAAVVTALSIWLSLWVAPRANIETRGLYWDVLTGAGLSQLVGKTVDLGNNLTLALGGYDGAKRELKQIRLEQWSADAPKQGRIIFADAGTFENNRLTLRGYSVYSVDYAAAAQLSKVSETDPVAFREAVQAVFPSVILPPKPSDTLAIDTGLSRKKTLATYADAIGADGEGWNELMAVLNDKNAKASERQTTRVNLNRKLALPFGNLVLALVALPFALRYGRTLGVSLGLALMIAVGYYLVFFLGLTLTPLLPGLPEVGVWLANVVFAGLGLALLRRG